The stretch of DNA CCCAACATGGCCATAGCCTCTTCAGGGTTCTGGCTCAGGTGGCAACAGCTGCCACGGCTCTTCATGGAACAAGGGGAGCTTTGATCGGGCTGGCCACTGATGGCGGCGACAATGTTAGCCTGTTCGCTCCAGGCCAATGTCCCTGCGACACCTAACCCAAGGGCAGCGAGAACCAGCAAAAAGGGCTGACTCTTCCGGGGAGCAGTGGCTGCGGGCGATTCCACGTAGCTCAGGGTGTCATCTGTGGGAAGATTCTGTTGATCTGACATGGCTCACTCCGAAGGGAAAGGAAGGGGATCAATTCGAGAAGACGGCTTGAAATACCGCATGTTGAATTTTGTAAGTAATTGTTATAAAGAGACTTGTGTCTTTTGGTTGGAGCCTTTTCAGCTCCTTGGTTCCAGAGATCGTCACTATGAACACTGGAGCTACTAGGGAATTGTACCAGTGAACCCGCAGAAAACCAAAAACCTTTATCTGTGAATAATCTTGCGAAGAGTCACCAGGACACCCTGAAGCAGGAACTCAGCTTTCTGCAGAGCGATCAGCCGCGTGGAAAAAAGACCTTCCGAAGATAACCGCCTGTCACACTTGGCGCTGCTCTCACTGTTGAGATATCCTTCGCGGTGGAGAGGTGACAGAGCGGTTGATTGTGCCGGTCTCGAAAACCGGTGTACCCGCAAGGGTACCGGGGGTTCGAATCCCCCCCTCTCCGCTTTTTTGGCCCCACCGCCGAAAAAAAACAGAGCAGTGAAGCAGCAAAACAGTAGATCAGTCGAAAAGGCGTGATGCTCCACAGCGGTCTACTGTTCCACTGCTCTCCCGTTTTGTTCTCGACTTTCCACTCTCTTCCTCAAGGCCTTCGGCACTCAATTCCTCAAGTGAATGTCTTCGTTCAGAGGGCTGAAGTGATTTTCTACTGAGTGATCTTCTCAGTCGCCGCTCAGCATGCGTTGGCAACCTTGGCGCTCTGCTCTATTCGCAAGTTGTGTCATCGTCAGCTGAACGTCCGAAATTGACAAGCGCCCACCGTGCTGCCAATCTGCGGCAAACTTTGATTGCACTCTGGTGGTCAAATACCTGATATCCACTTGGAATCGCGCGCCAAAATGCCTGTAGAACTTAAAAACTTGAAATGCGTTAAGCAGACGATGGACTTTCCGAATCGTCCGCTCGCGGAACTTGAACTACTCGACCATGTTCACGGCTGCATTATCTTGCAACCTGAAGGCGGTACGCCCTTCCATAACTTCGGATATTGGGATGCAAATGACGCGTGTCTTGGGCAATGGCTGGGGGTATTCACGGAAATCCAGCGATTGATCGACAAAGGCGGTAGCTTCACCTATGAATTCCAGTATCGAGATCAAGGTGATCCAAAACTTGAATTCGTATTCTCGGATGATTCAGTCCGAATAGTTACGACATGCTATACCGATGACAGTTGGACGGAGGTCGAAGAATCCTGGGAACAGTCAACAACACGGTTGGAATTTGCAACTCTGGTTCGTGATGCTTTATTGCTGATTGAGCGGACAATACTTGAGGCAAGCCCCGCAAACGGTGCTGCCTGGATCCAGCGCAATCGCAGCTGATAACCATGTGGTGAACGGAAGCCCCGGGTGGCCATGGTTGAAATTCTGATTCCTACCGGGGTGTTGAAGCAGAAAGAGGTATGATTTCCTCTCAGTGGCAATTCTGATTCAGGCTGACTTTATGCGAGGAACAGGCCGCTCTCTAAGTTTCAAATTGCGATTGTCAGGATTGCGTCATAGCATAGATATTAAGAGCGGTGGAGCAAGGGAATCCGGTCAGCGCTCCGTTGCAACTCGTATTGCAGTGTGACAAATGAATTTCGACAAATCCATACCACACCCCCCGAAGTGCGGTGAAATTCTACCGCACTTCGGCGGTCGAATACCTGTTCGGCAAATAGGTCTGCTCATGAAGCTTATTGGCCAGTTTGCACCATCTACGCGATCGGAGGTGATGCTCGGCTGGATTGGGCTAGCTGTAGTCGGTGTTTTTTTGCTTGCATGGGTCGCAATTGCGATCGGCTGTATCATGGTTGGGATCGGTACCATCTTTCGCGGCGAACGTGCATTGATCGTGTGCTTTCCGGCGGGACTTGCTGTGGTTTTGCTACCCGCTTTGCTTTTCTACCTCGATCGCCGCTGGTATCCGCGGATTTCACAATTCGTGCTCGACGACAGCATGCTCACCTACACTCTTGCTCGTGAATCGGTTGCGACGTCGCGAATAATCGATGACGTTCGTTGGGTCGAACACAGGATGCATCGTGGATATACTCGCGGTTACTTGGTAAAATTCAGCGACGGGAGTGGTATCTTCGTCTGTCGGTCCCTAAGCAACTCCCATGAACTCGCAATCGCACTGAGAAATGTAGTGAAACATAGCTCGACGTCGCTCGCATGAGTCAGATCGAGCCGAACCAAGGCGGTGAACCGGAGCACGCGATCCGGCGTCTTTGAAGTGAAATCCGTACTGGCGCGTGCCCGGTCACGGCGGCCGTTCGTAAAAAGAAGACTCCGTTCAATCGAATACAAGTATGACCATTAGAGCAGCATTCGTCCAAGTCTTAGTCCTTGTCGCGGTAGGCAACTTATGGGCAGATCATCCCCGCGGTGAAGGAGAGGTCTCCAGAGCAAATCAGTTCTTTGACGATGGAGCATTTCGCAAGCTACAGACAGATCAAGCGAGAGCGCTTCATGCGAACGGGAGCTTGGTTAAAGCGAGCGATCTCGCCAAGCAGCTTGAGCGGAAGACTGTCGGTCTAGACTTGCCCGAAGCGGCAACCGCCGTCTCCCCGATGTCGCCTAGGGAACTTTACCAGAAGTGTCGCCAGAGCGTATTCAGCCTTGCCGAAGTGAGGGACTGCGAGGGGTGTGGCGAGATCCATGTTACACCCTATGGGACAGGGTTCGCCATCACGGCTGATGGAGTGTTGCTCACCAACCATCATCTGATTAAGGCTTTGGAATCCTCATCTCGATTGGTCGCATCGACTGCGGATGGAAAGACATATCCCGTTGTTGAAGTGCTCGCCTCAAGCGAGAAGGACGATGTAGCTGCGATCCGAATTGACGGTTCAGGTTTCGAACCGCTCCAGTTGAGCGTGGATAACTTCGTCGGAACCCGGGTCTCGGTGATCAACCACCCTCGCGGGCATTTGTATTCATTGAGCGAGGGCATCGTAACTCGCCTCTTCACACAGTATTCGCAACGAACTATGCTCATTTCCGGGGAGTATGCGGTCGGTTCCAGCGGCGCTCCGGTTTTGGACTCCTCAGGAAAAGTGCTAGGAATGGTCGCTGCCACAAGCTCCCTGAACGACCAGATGATCTTGCGGGTGTGCATCCCAACTCAGTCGTTGCTTGAAATCCTCACCCAATCTGAACCTGGAGCTGCCCAGGAAATGCAGGATCCACTTGCGACAGAGCGTGCTTGCTTGAAGGCCACCTTCGCAGCGTTTCAGCAACTGCTACAGCTACATCAGCAAGGGAGGATTTCATCGGAAGAGATGGACGAAAGATTCGCTACATTGCATTCCATCATGATGCACGCGATCGAGCGGTGTCCCGACGACCCTGTCGCTAAGCAGTATTCCAAGGTCGCCGAGTTCATGAGGAAGCAGCAGAGAACCCAATCCGGCGAACAAGACGCGGCTGACCAACTGCCTGCCCGCCGTGACTCAAACCCTGAATGAATTCTTTAACACTAACACTGAAATCGAAGCGAGCTCTCGGCAGGCAGTGACAGCGCTTGGACGTTCGCCAAACCTCGATAGCATTAATCGCCCTGCTTCTAACGCATCCTGACAGCATACTTCCATGCCATCAGCCCCACAGCGCAACTGTAATCGCATGAGCGAAGCTTGGACTGATGGACCATGTAGACTGATAGCGTTGCCCTTCGATTGCCCTTCTGTTAAGCCCGCAGGGTGGCCCCGGTTGAAATTCGGATTTCTACCGGGGTGGTGAAGCAGAAAGAAATCTGATTTCGTTCATTGGCAATTCTGATTCAGGCGGGTTGGCGAGGAACGGTGTGGCGCACTGAGTTTCAGATTGCGATTATTAAGTGCGCGGCATAACATAAATGCCTACACCGATGTAGCAAGTGAATTCGGTCAACGCTCCGTAGCAACATGTTTCGCAGTTTGACAACTCAATTTCGACAAATCTCCCACCTCGGCGGTAGAATACATATTCGCCTATCCAAGAATCATGACGAAACTCGCACAGGCACTACCAGATTTCACGGAAGAACTTTCGCAGGGTATCGCTTCACTGGGTTACAAGAATCTCGCATCATCTGTGTATGCGATTGAAGTTGTCGAGCGATGCAAATGCGATGAACCCGGTTGTGTAACGTTTTTTTCTGTTGCTAAGCTTTCCGCTCCACGTCCGGAAACCTGCAAACGCGTTGTCGCTCCTGCCAGGGGCGTCACTTGCATACAATACTTTGGGCGACAAATCAAATGGGTTGAGGTACTCGGTCGCCCGGAGGATCGTCAGAAACTCGACAAACATGAATCACAACTGGCTGGAATCGATCCGGCGAACCAAGCGTTGAGTACGGAGCCGCGGATCGGGCGGCTTTGAAATGGCAGCTTTATTTGCCGCAAACCGATGAAACCCTTCGTTAGGAGCTTGGAACTGCCATGAGCGAACTCGAAGATCAACTTCGTGAGATTTGGGAGTACATTCCTGATGAGAATGACCTCTCGTGGATTGATCGTGTGGCGAGTCAGCCGGCAGACACCGGTCCACTTGGTGACTTCGGCACAATCACTCGACGGATGCTAGCGGCGGGTGTATCCAAACTGGATATCGCTCGTTTTGCGAAGATCAACGCATATGAAGCGGCTTTTGGAGCACTTTTCGTTGCTGGCAATGGCCTCCACGAATTACTTCTATCGGCCGATCCAACAGGACGCGAAATGAGGCCTCCCACTGGCACGTAACCAGTTGCGGGGTGGTAAATCCACAAGAGGTATGACTCCAAGCCTGCCGCAATTGTGGATCGAGCTGACTTCACGCGCACAAAGGGCAGGGCTTGCTGTTTGATCTACGAGCCTTGGCTACATCCGGCATATAGGGCAGCCTCCGACGACCTACCTGTGCCACTCTCGCGAAATACGAGACCTGGCTCGAACGCTTTCCCAGCGAGATATCCTTACTTTTTGCTGGCGAGCCAGTCGTCAACGACGAGTTCCAGTTCTGCCAGTGGGATGGCTCCGTTCTTTAAAATGACATCGTGGAATTCGCGGAGGTCGAGTTTCTCCCCTAGCTGAGCCTTGGCCTTCTTGCGAAGTTCCTTGATCTTCAGTTCGCCAATCTTGTAAGCCAGAGCCTGGCCGGGCCACGAAATGTAACGATCCACCTCGTTCACAATATCGAGTTCTGTCTTGGCCGAGTTATCCCGGAAGAACTGGATGGCCTGTTCCCTAGTCCAGCCTTTCGAGTGAATGCCCGTATCGACCACGAGACGGATCGCACGCCACATCTCATACGTGAGTTGCCCGAATTTGGCATAAGGGTCGTCGTAGACACCTAACTCTTCGCCAAGACTTTCGCTATAGAGTGCCCAGCCTTCGACGAAAGCCGTAAATCCAGCAAAGCGGCGGAAGTTGGGGACGCCTTCGAGTTCGGTTGATAACGCAATCTGCAGGTGATGCCCAGGAACGGATTCGTGTAGCGATAGTGCAGGAATCTCGTACTTAGGTCGCATTTGGGGCTGATAGAGATTCACAAAGAACATGCCGGCACGAGAGCCATCGGCCGATGGTGGGTAGTAATAGGCAGCCGTGGTATCTGGCGCCATATTGGCGGGAATCGCCTTCACTCCATAGGGAATTCGCGGCAACGTCTTAAAGAGTTTCGTCAGTTGCGGATCCACCCGCTTACAAAAGGCTTCGTATTCGGTGAGAAGCTCTTTTTCATTCTGGAAATAGAACTTGGGATCGGTGCGTAACGATTCGAAGAAAGCCTTCAGATCACCCTGAAAATGAACCTGCTCGCGGATCTTTTCCATTTCGGCACGAATGCGCGCGACTTCATTCAGGCCTATCTGATGAACTTCATCAGGGGTCATTTCGAGAGTCGTAAATTCACGGACTCGAAATTTATAGATCTCGTCGCCGCCAGGAAGATTAGAGACACCAGCTCCTACATAGCAGGCCGGTAGATACTTGTTCGTAAAGAAATCGAGGAATTTCTGATAGGCAGGGACAATCTTGGTACGAATCGCTTCCTGAGCGGCCTGCTGGAGCTCTTCCCGCTGCGGAGCGAGATCTTGAGGAATGCTGGTAAAGGGCTTATAGAAGAGGCTTTGTGTCGGATCTTTGACAATTTGTCGCTCAATCTGCTTGACGACCCGTTGCATGGTGATCTTCGGTTGCAGGCGGCCTGCGCGAATCCCTTCTTCCATCAAGGCAATTGTCTGATCCATATAGACAGGAAAACTGTTGAGGCGCGCAATCCAGTTCTGATAGCTGGCAAGATCGCCAAACTGAATCGAGTCAGTGATGGAGTTTTCATCCTGGATCCCTTCCCGCTGAGTGAGAGGGACGAGGTACCATCTGGTTTTTGTTTCTTCGATGTTCATCGCGAGTTGGCGGGCATAGAGCCTGGCGTTGAACTGAGCTTTGGCCGAGAGTGGCTTGCCGCGAATCTGTTCCAGCTTTTCGGCAGAGATCTTCATCTGCTCGTGACGCTGCTTGATGGCAGGAAGCGAGATGTCTGGCCAGAGGGCATCGTAGCGGGTATCACCCAGATAAGAGGCAAACGTGGGCGAATTCTTGAGTGTCTGTTCCCACTCCTGATCGAAGAAGGCTTCAAGCTCGGCATCGGCGACAGTTTTCGAGCAGACCGGCAATTCTTGTGACGTTGATCCACCGGAATGTCCTGCACCTTGTGTGTATTTCAGCAGAAAGGCGAGTTCGATCGCGAGATCTTCGATGGTCTTGCTGACAGGCCGGGCACCGGTGTGTCCCAACGCATCATCGTACATCAGGAAGATCGGTCGCTTGAGCGCGGGGACGGCTTGCAGTCGCGCAACCATCTTGCGGGCATGGTTAGGATCAACTCGCGTATCCGCATCTCCCGTAATGAACATGGCAGCCGGGTAGTTCACATTCGGGTCGATGTGGTGGTAGGGCGAATACGACTTGAGAATGGGATACATTTCGGGGTCTTCGCTGCTGCCGTACTCGGGGACCCAGAAACGAGCGACGAGGAACTGGTGATAGCGGAGCATATCGAGCAGCGGGTAGGAACAGACGACCGCTGCAAAGAGTTCGGGTCGCTGGGTCATGGCTGTGCCCACGAGGAGACCACCGTTACTGCCACCATTAATGGCTAGATGGGCGGGCGATGTGTACTTGTTGGCAATCAGGTATTCGGCAGCGGCGTAGAAATCATCGAAGACGTTCTGCTTCTTTTTGAGATAGCCGGCCGTGTGCCAGTCTTCGCCAAACTCGCCGCCACCCCTGAGATTAGCGACGGCATAGACACCGCCCAGTTCCATCCAGAGGGCGGCTTTGGTCGAGAAGCCAGGTGTGAGATTGACGGCAAAACCTCCATAGCCATAGAGCAAAGTGGGGTTAGTCCCATTGAGTTCGAGGCCTTTGCGATGAGCAATGAACATGGGGATGCGGGTGCCGTCCTTGGAGGGGAACCACACCTGCCGGACGGTGAACTTTTCGCTATCGAAGGGGATCTCGGATTGATGCCAGACCGTTGTTTTCTGAGTGGGAATATCAAACTTAAAGATTGTCCCCGGAACAATATAGCTGCTGAAACTGTAGTAGAGTTCGGATTGATCCCACGCCCCTGAGGCGCCTGAGATCGATCCCAATGTCGGAGGATCGATAGAGAAAAGTTCTTTCCCGGCGAGGTCGTAGGCTTTGAGTTCCGAAACGACGTTTCGCAACCAGCGGATAAAGAGCTTGCCGCCAACGAGTGAGATCCCTTCGAGTGATGCTTCCGACTGAGGGACGATAACGGGGCATTGATCGAGCACAGGCTGGCGGAGATCCGCGAGAAGAAGTTGGCCGCGGGGTGCTTTCCAGGTGGTGCGGACAATGGCACGATGATCAATCGCATCGACTTCAAACTCAGCCTCTAACCCGACAGCAAAGGGAAGGATCGGCTCGTTGGGCTTGGCGAGCGACTGAATGTAGACATCGTTCTGCGAAGAGGCCCCGAGATAAACATGGTATATGAGCCACAGGTTATCTTCCGAGAGGCGCACACCGAGAATCTTCTCGGGGCCGAACTTCTCGCCAAATAGAAGCGTTTCCTTTCCAGTAGCGAGGTCGCGGACGTAAGCCCGCGGGCCGATCTTCTGATCGTGACGTGATAGATACACGCGCTGGCCATCCTGCGTGAACGACAGGCTGGAATAGCGACCTTTCGGGAACTCGGTCTTTGCAAACGATTTGGTGGTGACATAGAACAGGCGAGGGGTCACTTCGTCCTCGCCGCCTGTGCGAACTCCACAGATAAGCAGATTACCGTCGTGAGTAACGTCCATCAGATTCACTGTCGTTTTTCCATCCGATGAGAGCTTCTGGGGGTCAATCAGAAGTTCATCGGGAGCATTCGCTGCGGGCCGATACCAGATGCTGGGGACATCGGCAGAGGCGGTACGTTTCGAGAAGAAGGCGCGCCCTCCTCGAACAACCGGCATGCCGACACTGTCCACCTTGAGAAGCTCGGCTAACCTCGCCTTGAGTTCAGGAATCCGTGGCCAGGTACTGGCGGAACTCTTGAGGTACTGAGCCTGCTCGCTGAGCCATTCCCGAGTGGCGGGAGCTTTCTGGTCTTCGAGCCAGCGATATGGATCGACGATCGTTTCGCCATGGAAGACTTCGGGAATGTTATCCGTTTTTGCCACGGGCGGTTTCAACATGATCTCTTCAGCAGCAGCAATCGACATGAATTGCATTTCCGAAAGACAGAGAATGGCCAGAGAAAGAAATGCGAGGGTATGGCATTTTGTTTCTCGTCGAGAGGCTGTCGGCATAACGTGATTCCTGAGTTTGCGGGAGACCGATGCAGAGCGTCTGATGAACGCTGAACTCTCAGCATCAGGATCGTTGTGAGGAACAAAAAGAGTAACAGCTTGAGTCGAATTCTGCCTGAAAATCATCGGCTATCACAGCTTCCTCAGAAGTGATCTTCTTACGAAAGCCATTATATATGACGAGTATTTGGTACAAGGAGATGACGTTTTCCACAGTGGAAGATCATGACAGAATGGCGTTGCTCTGCAAAGTGAACCGGGCGGATGAGAGATGATTTTGCCACGGTTGATGCTGAAGAGGTCGTGATTTAGAAAGTGATGCAGAAGGGGCTCTCGCGAAGCCGCGAAGATCTCGAAGGGAATGGCAATGTGATTGAGTGAGGCAACGAGATCCAATGAATCGATCTCAGAAAGTCAATAAACCAACTTCTTAAATGGGCAGAAAAATCTCCCACCAGTATCTGGTAGTACCCTGCGAAACAATTTTGCCTTGGCCAGCCTGCGCCCAGAAGGGCTGCTGATTGGCTTCTGACCAGAATTCCATCGTCTGAAGATCG from Planctopirus ephydatiae encodes:
- a CDS encoding DUF885 family protein; protein product: MPTASRRETKCHTLAFLSLAILCLSEMQFMSIAAAEEIMLKPPVAKTDNIPEVFHGETIVDPYRWLEDQKAPATREWLSEQAQYLKSSASTWPRIPELKARLAELLKVDSVGMPVVRGGRAFFSKRTASADVPSIWYRPAANAPDELLIDPQKLSSDGKTTVNLMDVTHDGNLLICGVRTGGEDEVTPRLFYVTTKSFAKTEFPKGRYSSLSFTQDGQRVYLSRHDQKIGPRAYVRDLATGKETLLFGEKFGPEKILGVRLSEDNLWLIYHVYLGASSQNDVYIQSLAKPNEPILPFAVGLEAEFEVDAIDHRAIVRTTWKAPRGQLLLADLRQPVLDQCPVIVPQSEASLEGISLVGGKLFIRWLRNVVSELKAYDLAGKELFSIDPPTLGSISGASGAWDQSELYYSFSSYIVPGTIFKFDIPTQKTTVWHQSEIPFDSEKFTVRQVWFPSKDGTRIPMFIAHRKGLELNGTNPTLLYGYGGFAVNLTPGFSTKAALWMELGGVYAVANLRGGGEFGEDWHTAGYLKKKQNVFDDFYAAAEYLIANKYTSPAHLAINGGSNGGLLVGTAMTQRPELFAAVVCSYPLLDMLRYHQFLVARFWVPEYGSSEDPEMYPILKSYSPYHHIDPNVNYPAAMFITGDADTRVDPNHARKMVARLQAVPALKRPIFLMYDDALGHTGARPVSKTIEDLAIELAFLLKYTQGAGHSGGSTSQELPVCSKTVADAELEAFFDQEWEQTLKNSPTFASYLGDTRYDALWPDISLPAIKQRHEQMKISAEKLEQIRGKPLSAKAQFNARLYARQLAMNIEETKTRWYLVPLTQREGIQDENSITDSIQFGDLASYQNWIARLNSFPVYMDQTIALMEEGIRAGRLQPKITMQRVVKQIERQIVKDPTQSLFYKPFTSIPQDLAPQREELQQAAQEAIRTKIVPAYQKFLDFFTNKYLPACYVGAGVSNLPGGDEIYKFRVREFTTLEMTPDEVHQIGLNEVARIRAEMEKIREQVHFQGDLKAFFESLRTDPKFYFQNEKELLTEYEAFCKRVDPQLTKLFKTLPRIPYGVKAIPANMAPDTTAAYYYPPSADGSRAGMFFVNLYQPQMRPKYEIPALSLHESVPGHHLQIALSTELEGVPNFRRFAGFTAFVEGWALYSESLGEELGVYDDPYAKFGQLTYEMWRAIRLVVDTGIHSKGWTREQAIQFFRDNSAKTELDIVNEVDRYISWPGQALAYKIGELKIKELRKKAKAQLGEKLDLREFHDVILKNGAIPLAELELVVDDWLASKK
- a CDS encoding S1 family peptidase; its protein translation is MTIRAAFVQVLVLVAVGNLWADHPRGEGEVSRANQFFDDGAFRKLQTDQARALHANGSLVKASDLAKQLERKTVGLDLPEAATAVSPMSPRELYQKCRQSVFSLAEVRDCEGCGEIHVTPYGTGFAITADGVLLTNHHLIKALESSSRLVASTADGKTYPVVEVLASSEKDDVAAIRIDGSGFEPLQLSVDNFVGTRVSVINHPRGHLYSLSEGIVTRLFTQYSQRTMLISGEYAVGSSGAPVLDSSGKVLGMVAATSSLNDQMILRVCIPTQSLLEILTQSEPGAAQEMQDPLATERACLKATFAAFQQLLQLHQQGRISSEEMDERFATLHSIMMHAIERCPDDPVAKQYSKVAEFMRKQQRTQSGEQDAADQLPARRDSNPE